AGTAAAAGTTATCACGTCTGCGTAGCCTATTGGGTTTGGGAACTTACCTGCAACTACCAATCCAGCTGGATGCGCTATATCGGCAAGTAAAATTGCATTACAACCTTTAGCAATTTCACTGAATTTTCCCCAGTCTACACTCCAAGGATATGCGCTATAGCCAGCGATAATCATTTTAGGCTTGTGCTCTAAAGCTAATTTTTTTATACTTTCATAATTTAATTTACCTGTGTTTTTATCTACTTCGTATGAAACGACTTTGTAAAGTTTACCTGACCTGTTTGCAGGAGAGCCATGAGTTAAATGTCCTCCACTATCTAGAGCAAGTCCCATAACAGTATCGCCTGGGTTGAGGAAAGCTTCGTAGACAGCGTTGTTTGCTGCAGCGCCACTTAAAGGCTGAACGTTAACAAATATTTTTTCAGCCGGTATTTCAGGCGTAGAGAAAAGCTCAGCGCATCTTCGCTGAGCTAAAGATTCTATAAAATTAACGTACTCGCATCCCTTGTAATACCTTCTATCACCATATCTTCGCTGATAGCTTAATTCTGTCTTGTAATCCCTAATTCTCTCTATACTTTGCTGAGCTAACCTCTTAGGAGGATAACCTTCAGCATACAAACTGGTGAATGCTGAGCCCAAAGCCTGCTTTACAGCTTTAGGGCAAATACTCTCAGAAGCTATAAGTATAATTTTGTTGGTCTGGCGCTCTTCTTCAAAATCAATTATTGCCTTAGTATCAGCATCTATTTCTTCAAGCTCTTTATCTAGAAGTTCTGAGTAGCTCATTTTTTACAAGTCTCTAATCAGATACCTTGGAATTTAGGCACTCTTTTCTGTAGAAAAGCTTCTAAGCCTTCTTTAGAATCTTGAGTTTCGAAACATTTACTGAAGGCATTTCGCTCTAACTCAAGGCCTTTTTCTAATGGCACTTCAAGACCTTTATTTATAGCTTCTTTTGCATAGCTTATTGCAACTCTGCAGCTTTGTATTTTAGCAGCTAGCTCTTTAGCAGCATTCAAAAGTTCTTTCTGAGCCACTACTTTATTAGCCAACCCAATCCTATAAGCTTCATTTGCATCTATCGTTTCACCTGTGAATATAAGATGTTTGGCATAGTTCTTGTTTAAAAGTCGGGCTAAACGCTGAGTGCCACCAAAACCTGGTATAATACCAAGTTTAACTTCAGGCTGACCGAACTTTGCGTTTGAGCTAGCGATAACAAAATCGCAAGCGAGCGCTAGCTCAGTACCCCCGCCAAGTGCGTAACCGTTAACTGCGGCTATTACAGGCATTGGTAAATTTTCAATTTTGTCAAGAACCTCTTGACCAATTTTTGCAAATTCTAATGCTTGAGCTGCATTTTTATCTTTTAATTCTTTTATATCTGCGCCTGCTACAAACGCCTTATCGCCTTCGCCAGTTATTATGAGCGCTTTCAACAACTGCGATTTTTCAACTTCTTCAAGTAGCGCTTTAAGCTCTAGAAGCACCTCTGTATTGAGTGCATTCATAGGGGGTCTGCAAATTGTAATTATTCCTATATCTTTTTCTTTCTCAAATTTAAGGTTTTTCATTTCAGATATAGAAATAGTTAAAGTATTTAGAGAGCAAAAAGCTTTTTGCAATGATGTGCGCCGAGGAGGAGATTCTCAACAGCCCGGCTGGTTTTTTCCAAGCGCTTTTGCCAGCCAAAAAGGCTTCTTTGAACTCCTGAGGTGCATAGCACCACAAGCTAACTGTGAGAAAAAGAAAAGGAGCAATTATTCATACTGAGCGCCTTTTAATTATCGTTTGTCGCCACGCAATTAGTATTAGTAGTTGCGTTAGCAACCTTCGTATTTTGAGAGATTGCTTTGCGATTTCTCCTCTCTTTTCTTTTCCGTGAACGCTTTTCTTTTCTCTTTTAGAGAAAAGGGCTCCAGGCTTGCGCCTTACCAGGCTAGGCTACCTCGGCATTTTTAATTTATTTAGCAAAAGATAAGCTCACTAACTATTAAATTTTCTTCTTCCAGCATGGAGGATAAGTGTTGGGTAACATGAAAACACGCTCTATATCTACAGCACAGCCTTCACTCTTAGTCAAAAGCTCTTTAGAACTAAGTAGCGATTTTCCAAGTGCTACCGCCTCGTTCTTCAAACTAAAAATTGCAACAGTGCTGCCTTTTTCTATGCGTTTATCAAACTTCACAAATCCTGGTATTGCTAGATTAGCGCCGTGGCAAACAGCATCGACAGCACTATCTCTAATTATAATTTTAGGTAAATGCGAGAGCATTTTTTCAAATGGCATGATTACTTTTCTTAGCTCTCTCTCATTGCCTTCTTTATAATCCATGTAAGCATCTTTTAGTTGATGTAATGTTATTGCTTCGCTCTCTTCGAAACTACAGCTTCTTGTTCTTCTGAGCTCTTCTAAATGAGCGCCTCCGATTAACTTACCTACGTTGTGTACAAGCGTTCTTATATATGTGCCTGCTTGACATATAACTTTAAAAAGGACGTCTCTTTTTTCAATTTCAAGAATATCAAAAGAATAAATCTTTCTCTTTCTTACCTCTCTTTTTACAGCAGCTCTAACCGGTGGTAGCTGCTCGATTTCGCCAACGAACCGCGAACAGATCTTTTTTATATCATCAGTACTGACATCTCTGTGTGTGCGCATTATTCCTATGTATTCCTTAGTTCCGTAAAGAAACGCCTGCAAAGCTTTTGTAGCATTGCCTAAAGCTAAAGGTAGTACGCCAGTAACTTTGGGGTCTAATGTACCGCCATGACCTGCTTTTTCAATATTAATTATATCTTTCACCCATGCTACAACTTGATGTGAAGTAGGGCCGCGAGGCTTATCTAAATTAATACATCCTAACTTTATATACTCAGATAGCAGCCTTTTTTCAGGCTCGCAACCGTAGCGCTTGTCAGTAGTTTCAGATTTAACTTTAACTACTAAATGCTCCTCAGATAGCAATCCTATCATCCCTTAATTTTTGTATTATTGCGTTTGCTACTTGCTCAGGAGTAAGATAAGTAGTGTCTATAATTATAGAATAAACAGAAAGATCGTTTATGTCTATTGTATATAAATCCCAGAACCGCTGCCAATCAGAATTTTCTCGTTTTTGAATTTCTTCAGTAACTATTTCAAAAGATTTACCATCTCTTTTCGCAACTCTCCTTGCCCTTGTTTCGAAACTTGCCTCAAGCCACACTCTAATTGATGACATACCGTATTGTTTAGCGTGCCATCCTACTAATCGTCCTTCAACGACTGTGCTACCTTCAGATGCAAGTTTCATTACCATTTTATCAAGCTCTCTATCTATGCCGGGATTCTTTTCGGCAAGCTCTAATAACTGTTCTAAACTAGTGTTTCGCTCTTTAGCAATATTACGAAAAAGTTCGCCCGCACTCAAATATTTATAATTGAGTTTATTAGCTAAAATT
The sequence above is a segment of the Candidatus Thermoplasmatota archaeon genome. Coding sequences within it:
- a CDS encoding enoyl-CoA hydratase-related protein, encoding MKNLKFEKEKDIGIITICRPPMNALNTEVLLELKALLEEVEKSQLLKALIITGEGDKAFVAGADIKELKDKNAAQALEFAKIGQEVLDKIENLPMPVIAAVNGYALGGGTELALACDFVIASSNAKFGQPEVKLGIIPGFGGTQRLARLLNKNYAKHLIFTGETIDANEAYRIGLANKVVAQKELLNAAKELAAKIQSCRVAISYAKEAINKGLEVPLEKGLELERNAFSKCFETQDSKEGLEAFLQKRVPKFQGI
- a CDS encoding RNA-guided pseudouridylation complex pseudouridine synthase subunit Cbf5, which encodes MIGLLSEEHLVVKVKSETTDKRYGCEPEKRLLSEYIKLGCINLDKPRGPTSHQVVAWVKDIINIEKAGHGGTLDPKVTGVLPLALGNATKALQAFLYGTKEYIGIMRTHRDVSTDDIKKICSRFVGEIEQLPPVRAAVKREVRKRKIYSFDILEIEKRDVLFKVICQAGTYIRTLVHNVGKLIGGAHLEELRRTRSCSFEESEAITLHQLKDAYMDYKEGNERELRKVIMPFEKMLSHLPKIIIRDSAVDAVCHGANLAIPGFVKFDKRIEKGSTVAIFSLKNEAVALGKSLLSSKELLTKSEGCAVDIERVFMLPNTYPPCWKKKI
- a CDS encoding AAA family ATPase is translated as MIITLSGLAGSGKTTVAKILANKLNYKYLSAGELFRNIAKERNTSLEQLLELAEKNPGIDRELDKMVMKLASEGSTVVEGRLVGWHAKQYGMSSIRVWLEASFETRARRVAKRDGKSFEIVTEEIQKRENSDWQRFWDLYTIDINDLSVYSIIIDTTYLTPEQVANAIIQKLRDDRIAI